Proteins encoded in a region of the Photobacterium angustum genome:
- the rpiA gene encoding ribose-5-phosphate isomerase RpiA: protein MTQDEMKKAAGWAALEYVQKGTIVGVGTGSTVNHFIDALATRKEEIKGAVSSSVASTERLEQLGITVFDANEVASLDIYVDGADEINADYDMIKGGGAALTREKIVAAIAKKFICIVDDTKQVDVLGQFPLPVEVIPMGRSFIGRELVKLGGDPAYREGVVTDNGNMILDVYNMKITDPKTMEDKINALPGVVTVGLFAHRGADVLLVGSPEGVKKFEK from the coding sequence ATGACACAAGATGAAATGAAAAAAGCAGCAGGTTGGGCAGCACTTGAATACGTACAGAAAGGAACAATTGTAGGTGTAGGTACTGGCTCTACGGTTAATCACTTCATCGATGCCTTAGCAACTCGCAAAGAAGAAATTAAAGGTGCTGTTTCAAGTTCAGTCGCTTCAACTGAACGTCTTGAACAACTAGGCATTACTGTATTTGATGCGAATGAAGTTGCTTCACTTGATATTTATGTCGATGGTGCTGATGAAATTAACGCAGACTACGACATGATTAAAGGCGGCGGTGCGGCGCTTACTCGTGAAAAAATCGTGGCAGCCATCGCGAAAAAATTTATCTGTATCGTTGATGACACCAAGCAAGTTGACGTATTGGGTCAATTCCCGCTTCCAGTTGAAGTGATCCCTATGGGGCGCTCTTTCATTGGTCGTGAATTGGTAAAACTTGGTGGCGATCCGGCTTACCGTGAAGGCGTTGTGACCGATAACGGTAATATGATCCTTGATGTCTACAACATGAAGATCACTGATCCTAAAACAATGGAAGATAAAATCAACGCCCTACCTGGTGTTGTAACTGTTGGTCTATTTGCTCACCGTGGCGCTGATGTATTATTGGTTGGCTCACCTGAAGGTGTAAAAAAATTCGAGAAATAA